From Lytechinus pictus isolate F3 Inbred chromosome 6, Lp3.0, whole genome shotgun sequence, the proteins below share one genomic window:
- the LOC135153108 gene encoding zinc finger protein 184-like isoform X2: MSLPEMDQYSDVQVYFTAKEWAKISVYERTCIKNVKENYEMMINLGLQVNQPKFMQRVQVIKEEIKEESDGGEEEIESGGIPVVNQPKFMQRVQVIKKEIKEESDGGEEERKSRGLDVRPSELLQPQQSEKKPILKDLGNGNLLESTDFDKSIPLQTNPTSSGDQGSQSGDLNTQSCDQKTKLTEGAQGTDQTPKQSQATSLDDNGQVTGQGGNLSGSGICRCKYCGSPYAIPLILARHLKYKHGHNGGILVPDSSHSRFLQIINGEIQNPFDKPKEPSHDETGSAKIRRKTKYVIYLRKSSEKQKQNSYFSRQCEEVINHQVGDAIAGERIHTGDQRYVCYYCDKAFYEASALKAHAQIHYEVHVCDYCDKTFHFASALKAHRCKRIPTGEKPYVCDHCGKAFILPSHLRAHKLYHTSGKFVCDYCNKALYTSSSLEAHKRIHTGEKPYVCDQCGKAFNGKGNLARHKRIHTGEKPYVCDRCGRAFNEETTFTRHKQGHANEKRFVCVHCGKAFNQMLNLSIHERNHTGEKNYLCDQCGKAFYRVDHLKAHKRIHDSDKPYVCIYCGKSFNYACDLKIHKRIHTGEKPYECHFCDEAFRQSSTLKSHITSKHK; encoded by the exons ATGTCCCTTCCAGAGATGGATCAATATTCAGATGTCCAGGTTTACTTCACAGCCAAGGAATGGGCAAAGATCAGCGTTTATGAGAGAACATGTATCAAGAATGTCAAAGAGAACTATGAGATGATGATAAATCTTG GATTACAGGTAAATCAACCAAAGTTCATGCAACGTGTGCAAGTTATAAAGGAAGAGATCAAAGAGGAAAGTGATGGAGGGGAGGAGGAAATAGAGTCAGGAG GAATACCTGTTGTAAATCAACCAAAGTTCATGCAACGTGTGCAAGTTATAAAGAAAGAGATCAAAGAGGAAAGTGATGGaggggaggaggaaagaaagtcAAGAG GATTAGATGTCCGTCCATCGGAGCTTTTGCAGCCTCAGCAAAGTGAAAAGAAACCGATCCTAAAGGACTTGGGAAATGGTAATCTCCTTGAATCAACAGACTTTGATAAATCCATCCCATTACAAACCAATCCAACATCATCAGGTGATCAGGGTAGTCAATCAGGTGATCTCAACACCCAGTCATGTGATCAGAAGACCAAACTAACAGAGGGAGCTCAAGGAACTGACCAAACCCCCAAGCAGTCCCAGGCAACTTCTTTGGATGACAATGGACAAGTAACTGGACAGGGTGGAAATCTTTCag GTTCTGGAATTTGCAGATGCAAGTACTGTGGATCACCCTATGCTATTCCTCTTATCTTAGCAAGGCATCTCAAGTACAAACATGGTCATAATGGTGGTATTCTGGTACCAGATTCATCCCATTCACGTTTTCTGCAGATCATCAATGGAGAAATACAAAACCCTTTTGATAAACCCAAAGAGCCTTCACATGATGAAACAGGAAGTGCAAAAATAAGAAGGAAGACTAAATATGTAATATATCTTAGGAAATCGAGTGAAAAGCAAAAACAGAATTCTTACTTCTCCAGACAATGTGAGGAGGTAATTAATCATCAAGTTGGGGATGCCATAGCAGGTGAAAGAATTCATACAGGTGATCAGCGCTATGTTTGTTATTATTGTGACAAAGCATTCTATGAAGCAAGTGCTCTCAAAGCCCATGCACAAATCCATTATGAAGTGCATGTTTGTGATTATTGTGATAAGACTTTCCATTTTGCTTCCGCTCTTAAAGCACATAGATGTAAAAGAATTCCTACAGGTGAGAAaccctatgtatgtgatcattgtggtaaggcatttattcTACCAAGTCATCTCCGCGCACATAAACTATATCATACTAGTGGTAAGTTTGTTTGTGATTATTGTAATAAGGCCTTATATACTTCCTCTTCTCTCGAAGCACATAAACGgatccatacaggtgagaagccctatgtatgtgatcagtgtggtaaggcatttaatgGGAAGGGTAATCTCGCAAGACATAAAcgaatccatacaggtgagaaaccCTATGTATGTGATCGATGTGGTAGGGCATTTAATGAAGAAACTACTTTCACTAGACATAAACAAggtcatgcaaatgagaagcGCTTTGTATGTGTTCACTGCGGTAAGGCATTTAATCAAATGCTAAATCTAAGTATACATGAACGAAACCATACAGGTGAGAAAAATTATCtctgtgatcaatgtggtaaggcattttaTAGAGTTGATCATCTCAAAGCACATAAAAGAATTCATGATTCTGACAAACcctatgtatgtatttattgtgGTAAGTCATTTAATTATGCGTGTGATCTAAAAATTCATAAACGAATCCATACCGGTGAAAAGCCCTATGAATGTCATTTTTGTGATGAGGCATTTCGTCAAAGTAGCACTCTCAAAAGCCACATTACAAGTAAGCACAAGTGA
- the LOC135153108 gene encoding zinc finger protein 184-like isoform X1 has protein sequence MSLPEMDQYSDVQVYFTAKEWAKISVYERTCIKNVKENYEMMINLGLQVNQPKFMQRVQVIKEEIKEESDGGEEEIESGGIPVVNQPKFMQRVQVIKKEIKEESDGGEEERKSRGLQVNQPKFMQRVQVIKKEIKEESDGGKEERKSRGLDVRPSELLQPQQSEKKPILKDLGNGNLLESTDFDKSIPLQTNPTSSGDQGSQSGDLNTQSCDQKTKLTEGAQGTDQTPKQSQATSLDDNGQVTGQGGNLSGSGICRCKYCGSPYAIPLILARHLKYKHGHNGGILVPDSSHSRFLQIINGEIQNPFDKPKEPSHDETGSAKIRRKTKYVIYLRKSSEKQKQNSYFSRQCEEVINHQVGDAIAGERIHTGDQRYVCYYCDKAFYEASALKAHAQIHYEVHVCDYCDKTFHFASALKAHRCKRIPTGEKPYVCDHCGKAFILPSHLRAHKLYHTSGKFVCDYCNKALYTSSSLEAHKRIHTGEKPYVCDQCGKAFNGKGNLARHKRIHTGEKPYVCDRCGRAFNEETTFTRHKQGHANEKRFVCVHCGKAFNQMLNLSIHERNHTGEKNYLCDQCGKAFYRVDHLKAHKRIHDSDKPYVCIYCGKSFNYACDLKIHKRIHTGEKPYECHFCDEAFRQSSTLKSHITSKHK, from the exons ATGTCCCTTCCAGAGATGGATCAATATTCAGATGTCCAGGTTTACTTCACAGCCAAGGAATGGGCAAAGATCAGCGTTTATGAGAGAACATGTATCAAGAATGTCAAAGAGAACTATGAGATGATGATAAATCTTG GATTACAGGTAAATCAACCAAAGTTCATGCAACGTGTGCAAGTTATAAAGGAAGAGATCAAAGAGGAAAGTGATGGAGGGGAGGAGGAAATAGAGTCAGGAG GAATACCTGTTGTAAATCAACCAAAGTTCATGCAACGTGTGCAAGTTATAAAGAAAGAGATCAAAGAGGAAAGTGATGGaggggaggaggaaagaaagtcAAGAG GATTACAAGTAAATCAACCAAAGTTCATGCAACGTGTGCAAGTTATAAAGAAAGAGATCAAAGAGGAAAGTGATggagggaaggaagaaagaaagtcaAGAG GATTAGATGTCCGTCCATCGGAGCTTTTGCAGCCTCAGCAAAGTGAAAAGAAACCGATCCTAAAGGACTTGGGAAATGGTAATCTCCTTGAATCAACAGACTTTGATAAATCCATCCCATTACAAACCAATCCAACATCATCAGGTGATCAGGGTAGTCAATCAGGTGATCTCAACACCCAGTCATGTGATCAGAAGACCAAACTAACAGAGGGAGCTCAAGGAACTGACCAAACCCCCAAGCAGTCCCAGGCAACTTCTTTGGATGACAATGGACAAGTAACTGGACAGGGTGGAAATCTTTCag GTTCTGGAATTTGCAGATGCAAGTACTGTGGATCACCCTATGCTATTCCTCTTATCTTAGCAAGGCATCTCAAGTACAAACATGGTCATAATGGTGGTATTCTGGTACCAGATTCATCCCATTCACGTTTTCTGCAGATCATCAATGGAGAAATACAAAACCCTTTTGATAAACCCAAAGAGCCTTCACATGATGAAACAGGAAGTGCAAAAATAAGAAGGAAGACTAAATATGTAATATATCTTAGGAAATCGAGTGAAAAGCAAAAACAGAATTCTTACTTCTCCAGACAATGTGAGGAGGTAATTAATCATCAAGTTGGGGATGCCATAGCAGGTGAAAGAATTCATACAGGTGATCAGCGCTATGTTTGTTATTATTGTGACAAAGCATTCTATGAAGCAAGTGCTCTCAAAGCCCATGCACAAATCCATTATGAAGTGCATGTTTGTGATTATTGTGATAAGACTTTCCATTTTGCTTCCGCTCTTAAAGCACATAGATGTAAAAGAATTCCTACAGGTGAGAAaccctatgtatgtgatcattgtggtaaggcatttattcTACCAAGTCATCTCCGCGCACATAAACTATATCATACTAGTGGTAAGTTTGTTTGTGATTATTGTAATAAGGCCTTATATACTTCCTCTTCTCTCGAAGCACATAAACGgatccatacaggtgagaagccctatgtatgtgatcagtgtggtaaggcatttaatgGGAAGGGTAATCTCGCAAGACATAAAcgaatccatacaggtgagaaaccCTATGTATGTGATCGATGTGGTAGGGCATTTAATGAAGAAACTACTTTCACTAGACATAAACAAggtcatgcaaatgagaagcGCTTTGTATGTGTTCACTGCGGTAAGGCATTTAATCAAATGCTAAATCTAAGTATACATGAACGAAACCATACAGGTGAGAAAAATTATCtctgtgatcaatgtggtaaggcattttaTAGAGTTGATCATCTCAAAGCACATAAAAGAATTCATGATTCTGACAAACcctatgtatgtatttattgtgGTAAGTCATTTAATTATGCGTGTGATCTAAAAATTCATAAACGAATCCATACCGGTGAAAAGCCCTATGAATGTCATTTTTGTGATGAGGCATTTCGTCAAAGTAGCACTCTCAAAAGCCACATTACAAGTAAGCACAAGTGA